The genomic segment TATAACATATTTACCCGGTTCTTTCGTTTTGGCTTTGAAGCCGGAACCTAAACCTCTTTCACGTTTGATTCCCATGGCAATCGTAAATATGGTGTGGAGGCAACGCAATTACTCCCACATACATTGATATAACAGACAGTCGATACCTAATATACATTAGCTTGTTTTTGTTACAGGTGGCAAAACGCTTGAGTTGAACAGTCCAACGACCTATGTAGGCGTGTTAAGTCCGATACCTGAAATGTCATCGTTGACAGCATGTCTCTGGGTAAAAACCAGTGGTCCTGGACCAAAAATGTCCCTGGTATCATATGCTGTTTCAGGGTCTGACAACGAATTTGTCATGTATCCGGCCGCGGGCCTATTCATGTTCGTCAAAGGAAGCAAAGTTTCAGTCGGCTTGAAGGTTGACGATAGCCAGTGGCATCACGTCTGTGCCACGTGGTCATCAAACGGTGGCAACTGGGCGTATTATGATAATGGTGCTGTCTTCGAAACTGGTTCTGGATTGAAGAATGGAAGAACCATAACGGGAGGAGGGAGTCTAGTCTTGGGTCAAGAGCAGGACAGAGTTGGAGGGGGATTTAGCTCATCGCAAGCTCTTATTGGTAGTATAACCGGTTTTAATGTATGGTCTAAAACACTCAGTGTGGCTGAGGTAGCAAATGTCTACAAAGACTGTTCCATCGGTGGTGACGTCTATGCTTGGGATATTTCTAATCTAGAAATTACCGGTGATGTCACTGAAAGTCAGGATGGAGTATGTGGTAAGTTCTTAGTTTATTGCGgattaaataatttgaaagaaattaaggtagtatgcgcctcgaatgtAAAAAgccttaaacgtttgctcaataTATCAGGAATAATTCAACCATCATCTTTCAAAATCCTGACTTAGGGATCACcgggcaaattttggtactatggaaacacattacccaagatttactgatatttgaaattcaaactggccgCCATATCTGTGTTTACTCCatgaggaaaaatgaaatttcgattttcgaaaacctaAGACGGCGGaaaattttcttacatcaaAAGATTTCAAATGAactctcacaagtggtagataagaaaaaaattgtaaaagtttgagttgTATTGTATTGAGTTGTCGATGTCAAAACAGGGATACAATTCTAAATATTATGTATTTATGAGACAATTCATATTTGATTCGTTACAATTTCCTCGCATATCGAGTCGTTGTACGAAATAAGCGTGACGTTATTTGCGAATAGTTATTCACTTCTATTGGAGAAGTTTCGTGACATATGTTTAATATCAGTGGACACGCTAAAAGGAGGTACGTTCTAAACGATTGCTTGATACGGACAACATTTGCATATAAGCAGTAAAATACAAAGCTCTCTAGGTCAATAATGAAgcattataaaaaaatataaaaaagtcgATATTAAAAATGAAGAGTAATGAATCACAACGACAGCAAACAAATTATCCGTAGTATAAAAAAGATGCTCAGCTAGACACTGTCGCTGACGTTTTGTCATGTGATAAAAAGATATCACCGATGTGCAGCACAGATGTTTCGAACAACAAACGGCACTGTTACGTGAAGTCTTCAATATATGCAACAATTCATTTTCAAACTCAGACTACCATTTTAATAAAACCCTGatagtatgtatgtaccggtctgtatgtctgtatgtctgtatttctgtatgtctgtatgtatgtatgtatgtatgtatgtatgtatgtatgtatgtatgtatgtatgtatgtatgtatgtatgtatgtatgtatgtatgtatgtatgtatgtatgtatgtatgtatgtatgtatgtatgtatgtatgtatgtatgtatgtatgtatgtatgtatgtatgtatgtatgtatgtatgtatgtatgtatgtatgtatgtatgtatatgtgtgagtgtgtgtacatacgtacgtacgtacgcattTGTGTATGCATCCGTGGGTATgaacgtacgtatgtacgtagtatgtatgtatgtattcatcactgtgtgtgtttatgcatacatggaggtaggtaggtaggtaggcaggcaaGTACGTGATAAGCCGGCAGGCAGACAGGCCAGCAGGCATGAATGCAGTATGTTTATAacattacaatacaaaattgccAGTAAAACATTTACCTGTACAATTACAGAACACATTTCGGTTTAACAAAATTCTTGAACGTTCAGTGGTAATTTCACAGTCGACAAGATTTATAATGTTCCACATTCACTTTGACTTACATTATACATTTCTCTTATTTTCCGTCCTTCTCATATGTGCTAGACGACACAGCCGTTTATACAGAGTCCCCAGAAGGTTAGTAAAcgtatttcaatttttgtttactttttcgcTTAAAACGCCACACCATCTTCATTTGTGCAGCATCGTTGAACATTACAAGAATCGATTGTTGGTTAAAAATTGCATAACACGTATGTTAACAAGGAAGCACCTAATTCTGTATtagcttttgtttatttttcacgtaCTCTATTAATTTTCTAGGTGGAAAAACTCTGGTCTTGACAAGTACTGACACATTTGTTCGTGTGTTAAGACCGATACCGGCAATGGCAGCTGTAACAGCATGTCTCTGGGTAAAAACCAGTCCCCCTGGAACAAAAGCTACACTGGTCTCCTACGCCGCTTCAACCCATCATAATGAATTTGTTATGTATCCAGCCGCTAGTTTAATGTTATACGTCAAAGGAACCAAACTTTCAGCCGATTTGAATGTTGCCGATGGTCAGTGGCATCACGTGTGTGCCACGTGGTCATCAAACGGTGGCAACTGGGCGTATTATGATAATGGCGCTGTCTTCCGAACTGGTTCTGGATTGAGGAGTGGTAACACCATAACGGGAGGAGGAATTATTACCCTAGGGCAGGTGCAGGACAAAGTTGGAGGGAAATTAGACCCAACTCAAGCTCTCATTGGCAGTATAACGGGTTTCAACTTATGGTCCAGAGCTCTCAGGAGTGATGAGGTTGCAGCCGTTTTCAACGACTGTTCCATCGGTGGCGATGTTTTTAGTTGGGATCTTTCCGATCTCCAAATAACTGGTGATGTGACGAGAAGTAGTGACGGTGTTTGTGGTACGTTTTCCTTATTTTCATAGCCAAAAATCGGATGATAACATAGCTTAAATAGTAAGCTATCGTTTAGAACGTACCTCCTTTTAGCGTGTCCACTGATATTAAACATATGTCACGAAACTTCTCCTTTAGAAGTGAATAACAAGTCGCAAATAACGTCACGCTTATTTCGCACAACGCCTCGATATGCAATGAAATTGTAATTTGGTACTATGAATGCAGTATGTTTATAacattacaatacaaaattgccAGTAAAACATTTACCTGTACAAATACAGAACACTTTTCAGTTTAACAAAATTCTTGAACGTTCAGTGGTAATTTCACAGTCGACAAGATTTATAATGTTCCACATTCACTTTAACTAACATTATACATTTCTCTTATTTTCCGTCCTTCTCATATGTGCTAGACGACACAGTCGTTTATACAAAGTCCCCAGAAGGTTGGTAAAcgtatttcaatttttgtttactttttcgcTGAAAACGCCACACCATCTTCATTTGTGCAGCATCGTTGAACATTACAAGAATCGATTGTTGGTTAAAAATTGCATAACACGTATGTTAACAAGGAAGCACCTAATTCTGTATtagcttttgtttatttttcacgtaCTCTATTAATTTTCTAGGGTGAAAAACTCTGGTCTTGACAAGTACTGACACATTTGTTCGTGTGTTAAGACCGATACCGGCAATGGCAGCTGTAACAGCATGTCTCTGGGTAAAAACCAGTCCCCCTGGAACAAAAGCTACACTGGTCTCCTACGCCGCTTCAACCCATCATAATGAATTTGTTATGTATCCAGCCGCTAGTTTAATGTTATACGTCAAAGGAACCAAACTTTCAGCCGATTTGAATGTTGCCGATGGTCAGTGGCATCACGTGTGTGCCACGTGGTCATCAAACGGTGGCAACTGGGCGTATTATGATAATGGCGCTGTCTTCCGACTGGTTCTGGATTGAGGAGTGGTAACACCATAACGGGAGGAGGAATTATACCCTAGGGCAGGAGCAGGACAAAGTTGGAGGGAAATTAGACCCAACTCAAGCTCTCATTGGCAGTATAACGGGTTTCAACTTATGGTCCAGAGCTCTCAGGAGTGATGAGGTTGCAGCCGTTTTCAACGACTGTTCCATCGGTGGCGATGTTTTTAGTTGGGATCTTTCCGATCTCCAAATAACTGGTGATGTGACGAGAAGTAGTGACGGTGTTTGTGGTACGTTTTCCTTATTATTATAGCCAAAAATCGTATGATAACATAGCTTAAATAGTAATGGAAATATTGTTGTACTTGTAGAGGCTTTACTCCTTTGATATATGGCTCTATGAAACTAAGTACATAGTCAAATGAAATTACTAATTACTGCACACTAGCGAGCTGCCTAGATGTTGACTAATTTCCACGCCTTACTTATAAGCTCGTTTGTAGCTACATTCCGAATTAGAGACtcagaaatattgacaaaaaaaggAAAGAGAACCCGAAAAAATAGGCAACTGAACGACTGCTAAGATTTCAGGTATGtctttcagaattttaaaaagtttgtaAGTTTCATTCCATCTAATAGACTTCAGCCATATTTTATATTCGAGACCATTTACTCCATGTGCTCCTGACGGAAGGGAAGAACTCTATATTGTTCGTTGACCATAAGACACCATTGGATCCTTGACGTCAACATACATCTACCTGATTTATTTCCGTCTGCTTTCATGCTTAGTTGAATGAATGAGTGTTGCAAAAGATAATGCAATTCTGACACTAATTAAAAAAACAGCCTTGCAAAGGATTTTAGACCATCACCTTATCAAATCGGCTCATTTTTATCAGTTCCTCAAGCCCACCACGGAAGTGATGTTACAGCGTCAGCTATTgggattaatagaatctcacacccccaaggacctgggatcagatttctcacacgagttggggatattttgtctcacacgagccgcaggcgagtttaagacaaaatatccccaacgagtgtgagaaatctgatcccgggtccttggtgtgtgagattctatttctcacatgaccacaaaatgcgtttaatttatattggacatgtacaacattagccaaaatcgtgacaactctgtcgtctgccactgtactctgacctcCTTACTTCGTAGTCtaggtccgtgtgttactcgtcgtgccattggataacatttcgTGCATGGAACGAAAcatactgtttatcatccaatcagagctcgtgtaatatttactacagagtgtgggacgatttctgagagtgtgggatcgatttttcccacaccgccGATCCCGCATCTCCCagcagccaggaatgtgagaaaattaTATCACCAAAATTGATTGAATGTTTGTGATATGCTGTTAAAGTGCATAAAATGACTAATGgttagtgtatgtatgtatgtatgtatgtatgtatgtatgtatgtatgtatgtatgtatgtatgtatgtatgtatgtatgtatgtatgtatgttgtatgtatgtatgtatgtatgttgtatgtatgtatgtatgtatgtaggtttGATGTAtattgtgtatgtgtatgtatgtatgtatgtatgtatgtatgtatgtatgtatgtatgtatgtatgtatgtatgtatgtatgtatgtatgtatgtatgtatgtatgtatgtatgtatgtatgtatgtatgtatgtatgtatgtatgtatgtatgtatgtatgtatgtatgtaggttggatgtatgtttgtgtatgtgtgtgtatgtgtgtgtgtatgtatgtatgtatgtatgtatgtatgtatgtatgtatgtatgtatgtatgtatgtatgtatgtatgtatgtatgtatgtatgtatgtatgtatgtatgtatgtatgtatgtatgtatgtatgtatgtatgtatgtatgtatgtatgtatgtgtgtgtttatgtatgtatgtatgtatgtatgtatgtatgtatgtatgtatgtatgtatgtatgtatgtatgtatgtatgtatgtatgtatgtatatatgtatgtatgtatgtatgtatatatgtatgtatttatgtatgtatgtatgtatgtatgtatgtatgtatgtatgtatgtgtttatgtgtttatgtatgtgtgtgagtgcgtgtacatacgtacgtacgtatgcatgtgtgtatgcatcTGTGTGTATGAACGtaagtacgtacgtatgtacgtagtatgtatgtatgtatccatcactgtgtgtgtgtttatgcatacatggaggtaggtaggtaggcaggtaagTGATAAGCCGGCAGGCAGACAGGCCAGCAGGCATGAATGCAGTATGTTTATAacattacaatacaaaattgccAGTAAAACATTTACCTGTACAATTACAGAACACATTTAAGTTTAACAAAATTCTTGAACGTTCGGTGGTAATTTCACAGTCGACAAGATGTATAATGTTCCACATTCACTTTAACTAACATTATACATTTCTCTTATTTTCCGTCCTTCTCATATGTGCTAGACGACACAGCCGTTTATACAGAGTCCCCAGAAGGTTGGTAAAcgtatttcaatttttgtttactttttcgcTTAAAACGCCACACCATCTTCATTTGTGCAGCATCGTTGAACATTACAAGAATCGATTGTTGGTTAAAAATTGCATAACACGTATGTTAACAAGGAAGCACCTAATTCTGTATtagcttttgtttatttttcacgtaCTCTATTAATTTTCTAGGTGGAAAAACTCTGGTCTTGACAAGTACTGACACATTTGTTCGTGTGTTAAGACCGATACCGGCAATGGCAGCTGTAACAGCATGTCTCTGGGTAAAAACCAGTCCCCTGGAACAAAAGCTACACTGGTCTCCTACGCCGCTTCAACCCATCATAATGAATTTGTTATGTATCCAGCCGCTAGTTTAATGTTATACGTCAAAGGAACCAAACTTTCAGCCGATTTGAATGTTGCCGATGGTCAGTGGCATCACGTGTGTGCCACGTGGTCATCAAACGGTGGCAACTGGGCGTATTATGATAATGGCGCTGTCTTCCGAACTGGTTCTGGATTGAGGAGTGGTAACACCATAACGGGAGGAGGAATTATTACCCTAGGGCAGGAGCAGGACAAAGTTGGAGGGAAATTAGACCCAACTCAAGCTCTCATTGGCAGTATAACGGGTTTCAACTTATGGTCCAGAGCTCTCAGGAGTGATGAGGTTGCAGCCGTTTTCAACGACTGTTCCATCGGTGGCGATGTTTTTAGTTGGGATCTTTCCGATCTCCAAATAACTGGTGATGTGACGAGAAGTAGTGACGGTGTTTGTGGTACGTTTTCCTTATTATTATAGCCAAAAATCGTATGATAACATAGCTTAAATAGTAATGGAAATATTGTTGTACTTGTAGAGGCTTTACTCCTTTGATATATGGCTCTATGAAACTAAGTACATAGTCAATGAAATTACTAATTACTGCACACTAGCGAGCTGCCTAGATGTTGACTAATTTCCACGCCTTACTTATAAGCTCGTTTGTAGCTACATTCCGAATTAAAGTCTCAGAAATATTGAcacaaaaaggaaaaacaaCCCGAAAAAATAGGCAACTGAACGACTGCTAAGATTTCAGGTATGtctttcagaattttaaaaagtttgtaAGTTTCATTCCGTCTAATAGACTTCAGCCATATTTTATATTCGAGACCATTTACTCCATGTGCTCCTGACGGAAGGGAAGAACTCTATATTGTTCGTTGACCATAAGACACCATTGGATCCTTGACGTCAACATACATCTACCTGATTTATTT from the Ptychodera flava strain L36383 chromosome 2, AS_Pfla_20210202, whole genome shotgun sequence genome contains:
- the LOC139123012 gene encoding uncharacterized protein isoform X1; this encodes MQWFAILSTLLSLGIPFTGGKTLELNSPTTYVGVLSPIPEMSSLTACLWVKTSGPGPKMSLVSYAVSGSDNEFVMYPAAGLFMFVKGSKVSVGLKVDDSQWHHVCATWSSNGGNWAYYDNGAVFETGSGLKNGRTITGGGSLVLGQEQDRVGGGFSSSQALIGSITGFNVWSKTLSVAEVANVYKDCSIGGDVYAWDISNLEITGDVTESQDGVCDDTAVYTESPEGGKTLVLTSTDTFVRVLRPIPAMAAVTACLWVKTSPPGTKATLVSYAASTHHNEFVMYPAASLMLYVKGTKLSADLNVADGQWHHVCATWSSNGGNWAYYDNGAVFRTGSGLRSGNTITGGGIITLGQVQDKVGGKLDPTQALIGSITGFNLWSRALRSDEVAAVFNDCSIGGDVFSWDLSDLQITGDVTRSSDGVCDDTVVYTKSPEGGKTLVLTSTDTFVRVLRPIPAMAAVTACLWVKTSPLEQKLHWSPTPLQPIIMNLLCIQPLV
- the LOC139123012 gene encoding uncharacterized protein isoform X2 encodes the protein MQWFAILSTLLSLGIPFTGGKTLELNSPTTYVGVLSPIPEMSSLTACLWVKTSGPGPKMSLVSYAVSGSDNEFVMYPAAGLFMFVKGSKVSVGLKVDDSQWHHVCATWSSNGGNWAYYDNGAVFETGSGLKNGRTITGGGSLVLGQEQDRVGGGFSSSQALIGSITGFNVWSKTLSVAEVANVYKDCSIGGDVYAWDISNLEITGDVTESQDGVCDDTAVYTESPEGGKTLVLTSTDTFVRVLRPIPAMAAVTACLWVKTSPPGTKATLVSYAASTHHNEFVMYPAASLMLYVKGTKLSADLNVADGQWHHVCATWSSNGGNWAYYDNGAVFRTGSGLRSGNTITGGGIITLGQVQDKVGGKLDPTQALIGSITGFNLWSRALRSDEVAAVFNDCSIGGDVFSWDLSDLQITGDVTRSSDGVCDDTVVYTKSPEG